The Bombyx mori chromosome 20, ASM3026992v2 genomic sequence aaacgatccgtgagaccgggattatcgacaatccgaacggccctcctctgtatggagtcaaatggaagaagctggtatttgggagccccggcccagagatgggagcagtactccacgcgaggccggacttgtgctttataaagcaaaagcctttgtccaggcgtgaagtaccgcttcgctctgttgaggacgcTCTGTCTTGTGACGCCAAACAATAGTTTTGGACTATTAAAGTGTTCATCTTTTTTTCTATcaatactgatagccttgagaggctgtttcagcttctccttgacatgtaggtgagctcacgaggctcaaaccgtagttttgctaacactgccaccagcaagaacagtgcttcgcagaatctaccaccagataggaagcgtgacccactgagaagatccggcgagaaactcagtgggctgtgtctgagggttaatttactcgtcgagcccttcgtcgcaagcgacgggttcgacgagaacggtcaCCGGAAGCGTTCATCAAGGTGTAGTGTCTCAAAGAAGTGAATTATTGGAATAATAACAGACCAAAGGTGAGTTCATGCGAAATTTCCCCTCCTGTACTCATTCTATTCATCGCacactaaatataaaatatgaaaactaATCAAAAACAGTattcacaaattttaatttaaagttaattcTCTTGATTTTAGTTCTGGGCTATGTGTGTTATAATAATTCAAGGGTCTACCCCACCGTAATCTGCTATCCATCTACTTTGACaaccaattataatatttatgtgcCTATCCAATTTCCCAACCATTTAAACTTGGGGGCGACGGTGTCTGTACCTTTTTGCTTTGTTCTgcaaagggtggggcagcccttgtaactatacttgagaccttaaacttatatctcaaggtcggtggcgcatttacgttgtagatgtctatgggctccagtaaccacttaacaccaggtgggctgtgagctcgaccacccatataagcaataaataaaaaatgaaaaaaaatgtcgCAGTGGCCCAGTACGTAATACCTGTAAGTTTGTGGACAGCGGTGACTGCCAGCCGGCCTATCTGCGCGGTATTGCTGATGAGAGGTCCTCTAGATATATCAACGTGGTTCCCGGCTCTGTACAATATCACTTTACCTgaaattaaattgtcatcggttaaCGCACTGATAATAtgtaaaaacacattaaaaagtatcacataataaaataaactagaggtcccgcagtagtcgaaattcgactataattaattggaattgtaagtttgtacactattatgattgtattgtatacttctataatcacaaagcttgccaaggctacactataaaaaaatattaataaagacaaacaatatttaatctattctcaatttgaccacagacgtcaagaacaaaagtttgacaataatatgtagtgtgtgtgtgtttgtcaaatagatggtattgtgtgtaatgttttctttattgatttaatgtatcttttatgcaatattttataaaaatattagcattgtgcacttcttctctatattctctataagtgtggaaaatttcatactcctccgtccgcgcaattttcgtaaaaagggatacaaagtttttgcttcacgtattaatatataaaatatatagtatataaacTTTTGTTTATTGAAATGAAAGGCGacctaaactaaaataaaaagagaatatCATCATTACAGTTGAAGtcaattaatcattattcatTCAATCGATCATTCATTATATTCATCATTAATAATTACTCTAAAACTTCTCATCAGATTTATATTGTaatcatttaattaaaacttaattactCAAGCAATAACATggtattttagaaaatttacaGTTAATCCTCAATCTCACCGTTAGTCTTAGCAATATTTGGTATCTGTTTGCTCTTGTGCTCGTTGTCCACAAACATTTCCAAAGCGAGCTCCTCTCCTACTTCCAGCCTTTCTAGAGGAACAGCTTTCCGACACAGTTTCACATACTCAGCAGCGAGGGTCAAAACCTCTTGGTGAGTTGGCTGCCAATCACTTAGAGTGGGAAGATCGACATCATAGATGAAAGAACCGCTTCTTACTGTCAATAGATGTTATGGAACAATCAGTTGCTTGTAGTATGTGAGATAGATCTGAGTTATTCATGTGATGCTATTTGACTAAGCTTCATCTCAATACCACcaacaaaatatttactaacaatcacgccacgttaactggtcccgtgttaagttcgtaaagaacttgtattacaggtaccagataacggaaataaatgatttttattaaacacatacatatatttaatatacatccataaccctggaaaagacattttatatttatattaattatcatatcatcttcccttggcgggattcgaacccgcgacccccttgtgtagtgaccatgtcacttaccactacaccagacggccagaCACCAACAagcatagaaaataataaacattggAATGCTAAATCAGAGTTTGTCGAGAGGTTACTCAGATAAAGTGTAATTAatacattacatatttttaaaaatttatacaataaatgcaaaaaaatgtttttgctaGTTTCCTTCTATTACAGCTACCATTGCAAGTAACATATGGTTGACTGAGACCTAGGCTAGAAAACCTTACAGCACGGTTTCACCTGTCTATGCTCATTGTAACTAAAGGCGGGATCAGTATAAGCTTGAAAATTgcttttatacaaaatattaacagaTGCTCACTGTCGGGCAGTGGAAAACTGTGTAGGTGTACTGGAACTGTGTCCTTGAATGCAACGGTAGCGCACGCTCCAAGCATCAGCGAGCATGTGCGCCAGAATGCCTTGTTTACTTGCTGTGGTTCTGCTGCTTTGTAGTTTTGAAACTGTTTACAgaattataaacttttttgtaaCATAATTTAGCATCAGCATCAAGAAACtgtataatattcatttttttattttttattgcttagatggatggacgagctcacagcccacctggtgttaagtggttactggtgcccatagacatctacaacgtaaatgcaccacccaccttgagataccagttctaagatctcaagtataacCTGCTTCAACTGCCTTCTTGAGAATAACCGGTAAATCTAATTTATTATATGGCTCACAaatctgagttttttttttactttttaccatTATTGTAATCATACAGTTATATTTTTTCACTAGACAGGCATATGAGATGCAACTGATGGTTAGTGATTTCAAGGGCCATCTTGACAGAAGGGAGGGAATCTAAATAGGTACTATTGAATAGCACATGGCAGTTTTATGGCAAAACAATCATGCAAGCTTACAATATGGCCCACCAGTATGACAAAGTTTAACTAATAATACTTTTAATCTATAAAGAAGATATCAGAATtcaaaatctatatatgtatataaaaatgaattgctgttcgttagtctcgctgaaactcgagaacggcgggaccgatttggttaattttggtcttgaattatttgtggaagtccagcataggtttaaaaggtaaagaaatgaatgaaaatgttcggaattaaataaaaataacaatgttgtttttcctttgatgtcccccccgtcgtacagattccttttgtttgttttaaatttattttacacaaaagcttaggtattttatttatcgattgaggcactacgaagtctaccgggtcagctagtaatgaaataatttagGAACTAAATTAATCTAACTTGtagaagtttatttaaatcGGATTCATCTGATATTAAAATTAGTATATACAGTCATATAATATCAGGATTGACGATATATAGTGGAAacttaatacatatattattaccaTGTGGTTGTGCATACATTAATctacattattttctttatttcatCATGCTAGCAGCATGTcagaattcaaaataaatatcatttgtTTATCGTAATCTTTAATGGATATTTACCTCAAGCGTACAGCTTTCAGTCAGTGGTCTGTGCATGTCCCAATGTAGATTTCCATCAAGTAAAGCTAGGACACTGCTCTCCATGTGCCATTCACttagatctaaaaaaaaaaaaaaattaatactatttttatgtGTTAAATTCGTATACAGTTTTCGTGAAGGACCAATGACCATGAACTTTAAAACTTTAGTATTAATTACCGTCAGGCGGGCCTCGCggtcatctgcctacaaaagcaataaaaaataaagcacGTGAATAGTTAATTTAAAAGTCAATATCTTACGTCTAGCACAGTCGTACGGTGTcgaaatgtttttattcattacCAAGGTGCAGTCTTTTGGTATGCCTTTGTATTGGACTTCGATTTTTTCGATCCTACCGACATTTTCTATCTGCCGTTTCTTTTCTAACGTGAACAAATAGCTGCGACGTTCTATCGCCTCTTGTGTGCTtaaaaatcctaaaaaaaataacaaataatttaataaccaaTAACAACCACAAGCATTTgagtaaaatttagttttagtgTCATGTCTAACTTGTTATTTGTAGAGTGGAAAAATGGCTTTTTTCTGTTAGTTTTTTCATCAAACAAGTAACGTGccgtttcattttcatttattgttttgttttgttgtaaataaaggtttttaatgaaacaactAGGTTATGACACAGATTATACATTATAGATTGAAATAgattctattatattttttaaaggattttatgacctggtaactaagacttttaagtcatgtcttatttttatttaaattcttatttttgaatctgaatataaattaaaataggtaatttttattcatatttttatgtaaaatgatagaagtgaaatgaaatgaaatgaagatgattaatttgagacattaatcaactgggacgaaattaaatgaaattagataAGAAGTTATgggatgaaatctaatctcagtaaaattgtgatcATTGACTGTAAATTTTTCATTGtactttttggagaatcccgagaagttacgtccagcagctttgtttaattttcccacatttgtgcactttcgaagatattaaacagttaataaaccaccgttattacatatttaaacttgaagaaacacatTTAGCAGGCAAAAAAACATTGCCTATGAAGCCCAATTCAAACAACAGGCCATAACCATGTCATAAGTAAAAGAAGCATAAGGATAAAGGAAGTTGTTTAAACTTAATTGCTTAAGTGCAGAAATTGGATTTACTTTAGATTTTTTGGAATTAATTTATGGGGATTTATGGGTTTACTGGGACTTTTGTTTCATTTAGTcacatttatataattttttctaatCATTGCTAATCCAAGGGGCTACGAGACCAGTAGGTCCGCGGGTGGTTGGAATCACCTTCTGGTGACCTCAAAGGCTCAACCTGTGGCAATTGCTAACAATGActaataagagcagtgcttcgctgaatctaccactggaccGGAATCgggacccattgagaagatcggGCAAGAAATTCAGTAGGTACACATTCATGGGTTCTAAGCAGTTAATAAAGTCACCAATATTACGAGAGCTTCGAAATATTAAACtaacagaaaaaataattaacaaaatcagAGAGGTTTCAACTAAAAACCCTACTACCATCTATACCATTGAAATAGATATGAAATGAGGTTACCGGGATACACGCAATAATATGAATACACCGCCCTGGCAACCTTCAACATTAAATCTTTGTCATGGATGTatggaataaatgttttttccaACATAAGCGCCAAATGTGTCGGTAGCACGAAGTTCCTAATTCATGCGTGATAGGAATTAGGAGTAGAAGAATTTATGATAGCAAGGGAAAGAGGAAGCTATTGCAGCTTCATACAAATTGAAAGTAGTAGAAGCCAGGGAAGTTCAGGGTGTCACGACATGTGTCTGAATAAGATCTTTTGCCCACTAACTTGTTTAGTGTTCTGTATTTATagcacatacatacacattcccattttacattataatataatagatataCCATGTTCAACAGCACAGTTATAATTTGATTgaaaacagaaataaaacaaGAACAGTCAAACCCAGActacaaatatttgtttattgaaataCTAGTTCCAACTGGAAATTGAAACCAGCCCTGcagtattattatactattgaCTATTGTCAGCAGTAACTACTAGACAAACAAGGCGATCATATTCCCTGGTTTAAATTACTTCttcattttacatttaaaaaaatcccaaTTTTTGTTATCAGCATATATGCTGATGACACTATAACCCATTCCACTCGGAATTTTTAGCCAGTTTACTTTTAAATATGACATATTaagtacaaaacaaaaataataagtggtaaaatgttttaataacaaCTCAACCAACCATagttctctttctccctctagCTCTGACTTCTTCATATTTACTGATGATTTCTTTTATATTGCTCTTACTAGAACTTTTGTATGCATCATACATTTTATTGAATAACTCTGGATAGTCATTGTGGGTACTTATTAATGCCCTTTCTAGGACATATAGGTCAACGCCTTTGTCTTCGGCACTAGAGTCAACATATGATAAACCAAAATCAATCATGACCAAATGAAATTCACAGCATTGAATCCAATTATCATTGTCATTTTTCGGTATCAACAATATATTAGAAGTTGTCAAGTCTCCGTGTATAATGTTGGTGTCGTGTAATGTTCGAACAGTTTCGCCAATCATTTTGGCTAGTATGTTCAGgctgtttgtttcattttcactGCCAGTTTTCGTCAAATTTATGATAAAATCTTTGACAGTTACGTTCCGTTCGAAATGTTCCATGTAAATTCGACGACGCTCAAAATCAACTAAATATAAAGCCGGTGTACGAATTCCGGCTGTTTTACAGCGTACAATGGAACGTGCTTCATTTTTAATTCTCTCTTTTGTTATATTTGTATCTAAATCAAGATGTCTGTAATTTTTAACGAACCTTTCCTTGATCAATGTAGGTCTTCCAAGATAATTGCAAATGTACAATTTTGCTTCAGCTCCTTGTTTTAATATCTTCAAATCTTCAgtcattttgtaaatataacCTATAAATTGTTCAgaatcaaattgaatttattatgcGTTTCCTTATGATTAACCTTCCAGAATACACTTTTCGCTATCATTACTTACCTCAATgaacaattataattaattattaaaactctGAGGTATGTAATGAAGCTACTGTAAATAAACAGAGAAGGTATTACTTTGTTGAAGTTTGTTGATGAACCATATGACAAGATATTTGTCATCGTTACTTGACAATTGACATTATGAAGAATTTATCAAACTTAGCACGGGCTaccttaaacaaaatatttaaaacagtcTACAAGAAAATAGTAACTAGAGACAGCCCTTGCTTGTTTGTTATTTGTAACTTTGCGTCCACATTGAAGAAAAAACTAACCTGATGAGGTTTTCTCATTGAagcaaagaaaatattataaatataaatttaacatcTTGTGCAGAAGTGTGTAGAATACAATTttccgtaatttttttttatagttaaccCTGATATTTTTATAGTGAAAACTTTGCGGGTGTGTGTGAATCTAAACTAAGCCACCATACTCATAAAGTGTGTAGGTACCGAGCAAGGAAAAACATGGAAATGGTTACCCCAACCAAAATGGCCATCGGCTCTTATTTATAAACGATAAGGAACATAACATAAGTCGTGGAATTGtacgaaaataaacaaaaaatatgtagtCAAGCTAATTTACGTAAAATGAAATGCAGTTCGTAGCGAATGTCGAATTCGTCTTAAGTAGACGGCACCTTTCATGACTTTGGTATTGGAACGAAACATTCtatatatacctacctacttatCGTCCTGCTGTATATGTACTTATGTGATATGTACATATTACTGTGCATAATGCAGCTAGATAGAGAGTTGGAGGCTGTGGGCGTGAATCGTGAATTGTACGCAGTGCCGATCGGCGGCACCACGCGTTAACTTCgtatattttatgataataataatttaactgaAGGAACGGTGATTTATACGATTATTTTCGTGCCGGTTCGACGTTCAACCATTCCGGTGGCTGTTAAATATTAGTTATCGAACACAAGTGTCCGTTTGATGCGACATACCGAACTGAAAGACTGTACTCTGCTGTGATCTTAGTAATTCGTGAGAGCAATGTCGGAGGGTTTGGAATACGAAACTATTGTGCAGAATGGACCTAGAAAAGTGAGTAACCACAAAAAATTAATTCGGTGGCGAGCCTGCCAAAAATGTAAACGTCCTGATTTACATACACAATATTTATAATcgatttagattattttttaacattacaaaaaaataagtaccTAGGATCttctttttcgttttttttccctTAATTTGGTAGGTACTAGATTAACCTCAAGTAGGCaataatgaaatattgaaaGGAATACAATTTTCCccgaaaaatccttttttaggATATTTCTAATtcgaaaaatatttatgaataaatacttagatttttattgcacatAAATTAACCGATGCTGAGTGATTCGGTActaaactttttattaaaaaaaggtatattacattatttacaaaGAGAAAAGTGATCTCAACACGGCAATAAATGTGGATATAGCCTCTTCGTGTTAGTGCAATGTAAGTACATAACTACAAATGTAGGGCTGTGGTAGGGGGATGAAATGTCCTATAGAAATGTCTGGGCGCATTTTAGCATTGATATGTATGCGTGTAGGATGAAGACGCGCCCACAACCGTCATACCATGGCCCTCCCGTTTTAGCGGGCAACGGGAAATTGCAGACAGATTTTATGAGaacgattttattaattaattaatgacgTCACGCTACGTCCTTGATACCGAAccgttgaaaaataaaaaatatgtaagtgTTTTTTTCTTAGCGTAAGTCTTGATTAtctagtatgttttttttgtgtaagtatttaaataattgtttaatgtatttattagaatatgtacatacgtgtttgagaatataatttatgtttcaatgcacctaccactataTCCTCTGCAGTATCTTTGGTTGATTTGTCGATATATTGTCGATACGTTGTATAAATACATAaacggcaataaataaatattatcctcATAAATAAACTATGCTAAATATATTCAGGTAAATATGAATGTGTggctttttttaataacgcGTCCCTTAGCTCatgcgatataaaaaaaaatatgggacCTTGAAgtccttaaaaataattatgctTACATACTTTGGGCGTAGGACGAAAAGGGCGCGGGAGTAATTTAAtagtgtagatttttttttaatcgcccGAACGTAACGTGGTCGTATTATAATGATCATAATGCCAATTATTAATAATGTCTGAAGTAGGTGCTTAAAGAAATGAATGTAGCAGAAGACAATGGCCGTTACTGTGTCCTTGAACTGTTAACCGCGAGTGACCTGGGTCACTTATGACTCCATatgtcacgtttttttttcattataggtAATTCTTGTGTTTTTTTCCCGATGTCTTTACTGATGTCTTAAGTGGGTAGTTATCTGATGCGCTCCCTGTTAATAACGTAAGACTTAGTGGAGAATATAcatgtataatatttatgtattcaaCTTTCTTCTCCATGGCGAGATGATGTCCCGGCGCTAAGGGTTATGACCTCTGTGTACAATTTTAAATTGGACTATATATTAATACCTAGCCTTGATCACGGTGGACAGCTAGAGTTGAGACACGTTAGAGTTGAATGTCGATCGGTTTTGATCGCTCCAGCGCAAGGAAATGGATCCTTGAGGTTGTTTTTGCACTCTGTTAACGCTTCTGCAATTTGTTTTCTACATTTCACAGGAGATGCGGTCCaatttcaaactaaaacgctATGAAACTCCTGAAACTCTTCGGGTTTTTGTTAATCAGCTGTGTTTATAGTTGGGCTAATGAGTAAATTTCGTCAATACACGTGACGTAAAGTGACGTCAAGACTTCTGTCTTGTGATCACAGTTGGCGTTAGGGTTTATTTTGGTGTTGTCTCTTGTAATGCCAAAAGCCAGGCTGGGATTTAAGGTCAGGCAAAACTTTCGACGCCGATAAGCACTGGATAAATTATGTAATCGATACTACAAGCTAATTTAGATCGAATCTATCAtcatcataaataaatttaccgGACAAGTACAGGCGCACAATATGCGTCCGCGCCTTAATCCGTTAACCACGCCGGCGACTGTTGCTAAGCTTAAAATAGAACACGAATCAAATGGATTTGAATAGATTACGACGAAGTTTTTAATCTAAACACGAAAAAAAATCAGAGATTCCGTTTTattgataatcataaaaaaatttaaacctaGATTACGTAATCAATAATAatcgtaaaattaattattctaaTCAATGCagatattgattttattgataaaCAATCAAGATTGTGAAAGACGACAATATGGCCTAGGACAATAATATAATCTTATCCGTatcactaagcagacaccaatggagaaggagatccttacgcggaagtggcattggattggtcacactctgagaaagcccgatacacacttatcaaagagagcactgacctggaaagtgtctggtaaaaggaagagaggccgccccagaacaacttggcgtcgctcggtggagcaggagctaggggtcttgggcatgacgtgggaggagctagaacagactgcccaagaccgatacaaatggaaaaatttgattcgagccctacaccccagcagagggtaataggaaagcatgatgatgatgatgtatccATATGTCTCGACGATGaggacttttttttatgattgttacctcataacttttgactgggttcaacattctttttttattagaaagctgatgcTTCCCGTGCgatcccatttcaatttagtccagttctgaatTATCAGAATTGGAAATGTAATCTCCTGGATTACCATTAGGTAATCCACGAGAAAACCATATATATttcaaatttgcattaagtacgtgcgcgggGCAGCTGTTACATTGacaaaactgagatttagaactcaaatctcaaggttAGGCAAATTttagttgatgtctatgggctacagtgatcacttaacaccaagtaagCCGtcagctcgtctatccatctaagcaataaagtaaAAAGAATATTCGGTagcttcgaaaaaaaaaatttttttttgcgtaaacATTCAAGGCTTTCTCACACGACCCGTGAAACAAGATTATGCTTATAACAGTATATTATGTTAACAATATAACGGAACAGATAAACTTGTGAGACATTTTCCCATTGTTTCGCGACATTGAGGTCGCGacctttgttattatttctttaataattattatgaaagTGAGAAAACCATGTTgcgttatatatatgtatgtatatattagtTCCTGGAAACTAACGGTAAGTTAAGAATAAACTTTAACCTAAAAATTAACGCGGTTAAACTATACAGCGTGTGGTTTTTAATAAAGATCAAAAAAGGAAGTTATAAATTcgacaatacttttttttcggTAGCTATCTCAGTTTGCTTATTGCGAGTATTTtttacttctcgatcgcgtaaaagttaactcagtcGGACAACgagcttacgtttgccgctaggggcgctgtttcaactgcatacaaataacgcgatcgagaagttaaaaaagtcgatcttctcagcggctcgcgatttcgatccggtagtagattcattcgcgaagcaactgctcttgagttgttaggtctccttggaGGCActggggcagctgttagcaaatcccacccctcctggctgagtcctcGCTCGCCCActtgccctggtgaaactggaaagacctccgggccaccagtaatccttcaatcataaataaatgaagttaaaaactcgcactaagcacacatagCTCTACTCTATAAACCCAATATGGACGATTCAAAATGCATATTTACTCGACAACGAATACATTGATGAGATTCTCATTTTTTATCAAAAGCTTCTGTCTTCTCGGAGCTTTCATTGCCAATATACTTGTACATACTGCGTAAAAATCTTTTAACTATATTAATTAAGGAAGACACGAGTAGCagtcgttttatttttccaactggaaaggcaaaggtatcatacgaaacagcctaatcttttatggAAGACACAAAATTAGAGTGAAAATCTTGGTGATAGTGACAGACAGGCTAACACTAATGTCATTTAGCGCCAaaataaattactggtggtaggagctcttgtgagtccgcgcgggtaggtaccaccaccctgcctatttctgccgtgaagcagtaatgcgtttcgctttgaagggtggggcagccgttgtaactatactgagaccttagaacttatatctcaatgtgggtggcgcatttactttgtggatgtctatgggctccagtaaccacttaataccaggtcggctgtgagctcgtccacccatctgagcaataaaaaagaaaaaaatctaccaTAGATACTACTAGTGCTATGATCGGCGCTCAACTTGCTTTTAGAACAAGTcttgttatttgattttaaaacgcaaggttgaataaatattaaactacCTCTAGGTATTTAAGAAATCCGGCGAGGAAAGTTTGTGCAACTAATGCTATCTCAAAgtctaatgtttttaaaaataatagcagCGTGAGAATCGGGCCTTACTTTCCAAGTCATTTtgtgtttgttgttttttttttctttttcttcgcaatataaaaatagtaaagtaactatcaaaaaatttaaaaatgtatgataTAGAATTTAGGAtctatatcactacatagtataaaacaaagtcgctttctctgtccctatattcctatgtatgcttaaatctttaaaactacgcaacggattttgatgcggtttttttaaatagatagagtgattgaagaggaaggtttatatgtataataacatctattaaatagtggagaaatcaataataaattaaagtttccgaagcgaagcaaggtcgggtcgctagtagacAATAAGAGGAATTATAGGgaataagtattattattcacaagtatgtatttatttattacatttcatgtaTTATTAACATTCGCACACCTTATGGCTAaggcataaaaaaaattctctaCGAGTCAACCccaggtagtgcagagtaaataatggtaGGTTCACAACATTTATCCACCTAAAAGTTATGTTTGTCGCAAAAATGATAGGattta encodes the following:
- the LOC110385164 gene encoding large ribosomal subunit protein mL39, whose translation is MKMKRHVTCLMKKLTEKSHFSTLQITRFLSTQEAIERRSYLFTLEKKRQIENVGRIEKIEVQYKGIPKDCTLVMNKNISTPYDCARHLSEWHMESSVLALLDGNLHWDMHRPLTESCTLEFQNYKAAEPQQVNKAFWRTCSLMLGACATVAFKDTVPVHLHSFPLPDIRSGSFIYDVDLPTLSDWQPTHQEVLTLAAEYVKLCRKAVPLERLEVGEELALEMFVDNEHKSKQIPNIAKTNGKVILYRAGNHVDISRGPLISNTAQIGRLAVTAVHKLTGPTEDGVSQLYRFQGVALPKGVVLDHFAFSILMDRAKKLNPARSPFLKKEDPEINEQIENVAAQA
- the LOC101746343 gene encoding EKC/KEOPS complex subunit TP53RK, which encodes MTEDLKILKQGAEAKLYICNYLGRPTLIKERFVKNYRHLDLDTNITKERIKNEARSIVRCKTAGIRTPALYLVDFERRRIYMEHFERNVTVKDFIINLTKTGSENETNSLNILAKMIGETVRTLHDTNIIHGDLTTSNILLIPKNDNDNWIQCCEFHLVMIDFGLSYVDSSAEDKGVDLYVLERALISTHNDYPELFNKMYDAYKSSSKSNIKEIISKYEEVRARGRKRTMVG